The nucleotide sequence TATTATTAAGGATTTATGGGAACACTCACTATCTGGCGGATTACGTACATTACAAACTGAAAAGGCTACACTGGAAACATTTTTTAACACTCACCCTATAAAAGAACACTTTTGTTGGAATGATATTAATTTTCAATTGGTACGAGCAATTCATATTGTCAGTAATTATGAGTTAATGCCTTGTTATGGTTTATTGATGCACTACAAGGAAAACAAAATATATTTTACGGCTGATACGCAATATGCTCCCAAACAGCTTTTGGATTATTATGAGGAAGCAACTATTATTTTTCATGATTGCGAAACAGCAGAAAAAAAATCAGGCGTTCACGCCCATTATTCCGAATTAGTTACTATCCCTGCAAGATTGAAGAAAAAAATATGGTTGTACCATCATAGCCCCGGAAAACTGCCTGATGCAAAGGCGGATGGTTTTTTGGGTTTTGTTAAAAAAGGGCAATCATTTTTATTTCGTTGAGCATTTAATTCCGCGGGGCTTATTTTAAGAATGCGTTTTAGCAACCAAGCACATTCTTATCACCCGATTTTGCGGAATCGTCCATACTGCCTGGAAGATTGGAACTGGATTTCATCACTTTGTTCGCAATGATGGCAGTATTTTATCTGGTTTCAAGAATAGCATGCTCCGTGAATGCTTACGATTTACCTGCCTTAGGGGCTGTTATTTCTTGTGAGTCAAATAATCTTCAACAACGTCTCCATAAGGGAGCGTTAAATCAGTTATAAAATGAGAAACAGAAACGATTCTCTTAATATAAAAATTTGCAATAGGTGCTAAGGCGTGGGGATGAAGCTCCAAGCTACCTGGTCCAGTCCAGGCTCCTTTTATAGTGATGTCCTGTAGATAGGTCCTGGTTAACTGATTCACTTCAGGAGTGCCATCAACACCAGGAATATTTTTAAGCAAGAATACGGGTTTCTTCATGGCTTCCAAGACTTTTTCTTTATCTGCAGGATGATGTTTATAACCCATTGTTGCTGTAGCAATTC is from Legionella donaldsonii and encodes:
- a CDS encoding MBL fold metallo-hydrolase, which translates into the protein MTLKITFLGSGSAFTLREDNYQSNVLLQKANDTLLIDAGGDLRFSLNEQHLTYADIKNVYISHLHADHIGGLEWLALNTFFDPAYKIKPNLYCSENIIKDLWEHSLSGGLRTLQTEKATLETFFNTHPIKEHFCWNDINFQLVRAIHIVSNYELMPCYGLLMHYKENKIYFTADTQYAPKQLLDYYEEATIIFHDCETAEKKSGVHAHYSELVTIPARLKKKIWLYHHSPGKLPDAKADGFLGFVKKGQSFLFR